The following nucleotide sequence is from Sphingomonas swuensis.
GGGCACTGGACGTTAACCTTCCCGCGCCTAGACTTGCGGCATGGGACAACTCCTCTCCTTCGAGGATCATGCACTCGCCCGCCTCCGCGCGCGCGCCGAGGCGGCCGAGGAAGCGCGCGAGGACCTGCTCGCCTTTGCTCGCGGGCAGAGCGGGGCCGTCGCGGCCATCCACCAGGCGGTATTGGCCGGGATGGAGGCATCCAGCTTCGAGCATCTGCTGCACATCGTGGTGCAGGAATGGCCGCTGATTCTCGGGCTTGATGCGGTCGCGCTCGGGCTGATCGTCGGCAAGCGCGGCTTCCGGGTCGACAGCAGCGGGGTGCAGCATACCGAGGCGGCGCTGCTCCGGCAGTGGCTCGCCGCTGCAGAGCCCGTCGAGCTTCGCACCGTGATCCGCGGTCATGCCCTGTTCGGACCGGCCTGCGACCTCATTCGCGCGGAAGCCCTGGTACGCCTGCCCGATGCGCTGCCCGAGACCCTGCTCCTGCTCGGCCAGCGCGAGGAGCAGCCACTCGACGCGCGTCACGGGTCCGAACTGCTGCTGTTCCTCGGCGCGGCGCTTGGCGCTATGCTCCGCCGGTGGACGCTGATCGACTGACCGAGACGCGGGCGCTTGCCGTCCGCTTCGACCAAGTGCTTCGGCTCGATCGGCGGCGCAGCCCGCACACCGCACGCGCCTACGTCGCCACCGCGCATCGCCTGATCGACTTCCTTTCCGGCTACCATGGCGAACCGCCGAGCCCGTCTTCGCTGCTCGCCCTGCCGCCCGCCGATCTTCGGGCCTTCCTGGCAGCCCGGAGAGGCGAGGGGCTCGGTCCCGCGGCCGCAGCGCGCGAGATGTCCGCCGCCCGTGCCTTCCTGCGCTTTGCCGCCGAGCAGCAGGGGGAGATTCCGGCCCTGCCCAAGGTCCGGGCTCCCAAGCGCCCACGAACCCTCCCACGTCCCGCGGCGCCCGCCGACGCGGTCGCACTCGCCGAGGAGACCGGGGCGATGGCACGGTCAGAGTGGATCGCCGCTCGCGATACCGCGCTGCTGCTCCTACTCTACGGATCGGGCCTGCGGATTTCCGAAGCCTTGGCCCTGCCCGCCAGCGTCCATCCGCTCGGCGGGACCGTTCGCGTTCTGGGCAAGCGCGGCAAGACGCGCGTGGTGCCGGTCCTTCCGCTCGTCGCCGCGGCCGTCACCGATTATGTCCGGCTCTGTCCGTGGCCGCTGGAGCGCGACCTGCCGCTGTTCCGCGGCGCCAAGGGCGGACCGCTCAGCGCCGACGTGGTCCGCCGGGCGGTGGCGCTGGCGCGGCGCCAGCTCGGGCTTGACGACCGGCTGACGCCACATGCGCTTCGCCACAGCTTCGCGACTCATCTGCTCGCCGGGGGCGCCGACCTGCGCACGCTTCAGGAATTGCTCGGGCATGCGAGCCTGTCATCGACCCAGATCTACACGGCGGTGGACGCCGCGCATCTGCTCGACGTCTACCGGACCGCGCATCCGCGAGCGTGATCGGGGTCGTCGAGACGGCGACACTGTGTGGGGATTCAGGACCAGCCGCCTCGACAGTCCCGGACTGAAGGGGAGGGGCTTAACGGGGCGCTAAACAGCCGAATTGGTCCGAATGGCCCTCAGCCAAACGGCCGAAAGCTCATCCATTTCGGATCACTCATCCGGCTGGAAGCGGATCACCCGCCAGACATAGCCGACCAGCAGCACGACCAGGATGGCGTTGCTGACGGGCCCGAGCCACTCGTCGACCTCGGTGAACTGACCGCGCAGTTCGTAGCCCGCAAAGGCGAGGGCGGCGGTCCAGCCGGCCGTGCCGATGGTCGAGGCGATGCAGAAGGTCTTGAACCGCATCTTGAGCAGCCCGGCCGGAACCGAGACGAGGCTCCGAACCGTCGGGAGCATGCGCCCGAGAAAGACGAAGAAGGTGCCGTTCGCCTTGAACCAGCGCTCGGCTCGCTCGACCTCCTCCCAGTTCATGGTGACCCAGCGACCGTAGCGGTCGATCAGCGGCTTCAGGCGAATGATCCCGAGGGCGCGGGCGGCAAGGTACCAGACGATGTTGCCGAGCATCGCGCCGGCAGTCCCGCTGGCGATCACGCCGCCAAGGCTCATGCTGCCCTTGGCCGCGGCAACGCCCGCAACCGGCATGATCACCTCCGAGGGGATCGGCGGGAAGACCGTTTCGAGGAACATCAGGAACCCGACCGCAAGGTAGCCGGACTGCTCGATCATGCGGATGACCCAGTCACCCACGGGTGTTAGCTTCCCTGGCGAGCTTGGCCTCGATCGCGTCCCAGATGAGCGAGGCGCTGTCGATCCCGTCGAAGCGGTCGAGCGCCACCAGCCCGGTCGGCGAGGTCACGTTGATCTCGGTCAGCATGCCGCCGATCACGTCGATCCCGACGAATAGCAGGCCGCGCGCCTTGAGCTCGGGGCCGAGCGCGGCGCAGATCTCGCGCTCGCGGGCGCTGAGCTCGGTGCGGTGAGCGGTCCCGCCCGCCGCGAGGTTCGATCGGATCTCGCCGTCGCCGGGCACCCGGTTGATGGCGCCGATCGGCTCGCCGTCGACGAGGATGATCCGCTTGTCGCCCTCGCTGACTGCCGGAAGGAAGGCCTGCGCGATGAAGGGCTCTTTCCATACATCCGAGAAGAGTTCGGCGAGCGCCTTGAGATTGCTGCCGTCGCGGCCGATCCGGAACACCGCCGCGCCGGCATTGCCATGCAGGGGCTTGAGGACGATCTCGCCGTGGCGCGCATGGAAAGCGGTCAGTTCGTCGAGGCTGCGTGTGATCAGCGTCGACGGCATGAAGCGCGCGAAGTCGAGCACGAACAGCTTTTCGGGCGCGCTCCGGACGTTGGCGGGATCGTTCACCACCAGCGTCCTGCCCTCCAGCCGCTCGAGCAAATGCGCCGCGGTAATATAAGCGATGTCGAACGGAGGATCCTGGCGCATGAGAACGACGTCGATGTCTTCGACCAAATCGATGACGACCGGCGGCTCGGCGGTGAAGTGGCCACCGTCCACCCGCTGCACCCGGATCGGAGTCGCAAGCACCCGCACCCGCCCATCCTCGTAGGTGAGGGCGTCGGCGGAGTAATGGAACAGGCTTGCTCCCCGTGCCTGCGCGGCAAGCATCAGCGCGAAGGTTGAGTCGCCGGCAATGTTGATGGATTCGAGCGGATCCATCTGGACCGCGACGCGCAGGGTCATGATTGCTCCCAGGGATGGCTGGCCCGCCCCTTAGTGGGATGCTCGGCTCCTGTCATCCGTTCCACACGTCGACCAGATGCCGCGGCCAGCGGCGCGGGACCATCAGGACGACGTCGATCCGGACGCTGTCCGCCTTGCCGAGGAATCGCGGCAACAGGAGATTGGCGGCATCGGCAACGCGGCGGAGCCGCTGCCGATCGAGCGCGATCTCGGCCTGCGCCATGCTGCTGCGGGCCTTGACCTCGACGAAGGCAAGGACCGAGCCGCGCCGGGCGATCAGGTCCACTTCGCCAAGCCTGGTCTTCACCCGTCGCCCGAGGATCGTCCAACCCTTGAGCCGCAGATACCATGCGGCGAGCGTCTCCGCCCGCCGTCCACGTTGTTCGGCCTGGGCGCGGTCAGGGCGCGACGGGCGTCTCCGGAAGAGGGCAGCGCAGGTAGAGGGTCGACTTCTTGTCGGGTCCGACTTCGCGCATCCGGTCCGCCGAGACTCGCTCCACCCGGCGCACTTCCTCTCCGGTCACCTGCTCCTCGTCGCCGCCACCCTCGGCGTAGGCGATCTGGTGCCGTTCGAGGGTCGTTCCGTCGAGCGACCAGCGGCCGGTCACCTCGCCCTGCAGATACTGGCCGTCGGCCTGGTAGAAGAGCGCCTGCCAGCTCGCGCAGCCTTCCATCTGCTCGCCCTTGTCGGTGTCGGCCACCCACAGGCCCTTGAGCCAGTCTGCCGACGGGGCTTTGACCGTAGCGCTTGCTGCGGCTCGACGGGGTGAGGATGCGGTCCGCGGACGGGTTGCAGGCGGCGCGGCGGCAAGGAGGAGTGCGGTGAGGATCATTTCGCAAGCTGTAACGCACGCTCGTAAACGAGTTTCCGTTTGATCCCAAGCTGCTGCGCCACTGTTGCAGCGGCGCGGCTGGGGCTCTCCGTGAGCATCGCCTGCCTGAGGGCTTCGTCGAGCTGGTCGGCACTCGCTGCCTCGGGCGGCGCCGGCGGAGCGATCACGATCACGATCTCTCCCCGGGGCGGGGCCTCCCCATAGCGCGCCGCCAATTGGCCTAAACTGCCGGTGCGGCATTCCTCGTGCATCTTGGTCAGCTCGCGGGCGACCGCCGCGTCGCGGTCGCCGAGACCGTCGGCAAGCGCCTTGAGCGAAGCCGCGAGGCGTGGGCCGCTCTCGTAGAGCACGAGGGTGGCCCTGACCGCCGCCACCTCTGCGATCGCGTCGGCCCGTGCCTTCTCCTTGGGTGGGAGAAAGCCCAGGAAGAGGAAGCGATCGGTCGGAAGACCCGCGAGCGTCAGAGCGGCGACGGCGGCGCAGGGACCGGGAATGGTGACGACCTCGTGTCCGGCTGCCCGGGCATCGCGCACGAGCTTGTAGCCCGGATCGCTGATGAGGGGCGTGCCTGCGTCGCTGACGAGAGCGATTGCTTCCTCGCCGAGGCGCGCGACGATCGCCGCCCGGTCGGCCTCGTCGCTGTGATCGTTGTAGGTCCGCATCGGCGGTCGCGGCTCAACCCCCGCGACCAGCCGCGCCGAGACCCTTTTGTCCTCCGCCAGGATCAGGCTGGCGCGCGCAAGCGTGTCGGCTGCACGTGGCGACAGATCGCCCAAGTTGCCGATCGGGGTGGCAACGATGTAGAGGCCAGGGCGCAGGGGCTCGGACATGCGTGGAGGCGTCATGGCAATCTCTTTCTCAGCGGCGCTGGGCAGGCGCCACCTTCTTGTCGCGACGCTCGCCGCCAGCCTGCTTGCCGGCTGCGCGACCCGTCCTGGTGGACGACCCGTCGCGCCCGGCGCTCCCAAGGTCAACCGGGTCGCGGTGCTGGTTCCGATGAGCGGGGGTGACGCGGTCGTCGGCCAGGCGCTCGGCAATGCCGCCAGACTGGCCTTGTTCGACAGCAAGAGCACGGCATTCGAGCTGAGCTTGTTCGATACTGCGGAGGCGGGAGCGGCCGTCGCGGCGTCGCGGGCCATCGCCGGCGGCAACGACCTCATTCTCGGCCCGTTGCTGTCGGAGGACGTGCGCCAGGTCACGCCGATTGCCCAGCGTGCCCGAGTCCCGGTGATCGCCTTCAGCAACGATGCGAGCGCCGCGGCGCCTGGCACCCATATCCTCGGCTTCACCCCCAATCAGGCGATCGAGCGCGTAGTCGCTCAGGCTGCCTCGTCCGGCGCACGGCGCTTCGCCGCGCTTGTTCCGACCAGCACCTACGGCCAGCGCTCGGCGCAGGCCTTCGCGGTGGCGGTCCAGCGGGCGGGAGGACAGGTCGTCGGTATCGAGACCTACGCGAGGTCCGAGGACGCCCGCGGCGCGGCCCGTCGTCTCGGCTCGCGACCCTATGACGCGGTTCTCGTTGCCGACTCGCCTCGTTCGGCGGCGCTTGCCGCTCCCGCCATTCGCTCGGGTGCGCGCATCCTCGGCACCGAATTGTGGGCCTCGGGCAACCCCGGCAGCACCGCTCGCCTGCGCGGCTCCTGGTATGCCGCTCCGACTCAGGGCCGCTGGAGCCAGTTCGTGCAGCGCTACCGGGCGCGCTACTCGAGCGCGGCGCCGCCACGGATCGCAAGCCTCGGCTATGATTCGGTGCTCCTCGCGGTCCGCGCCTCGCGCAACTGGCCGGTCGGGCGCCGCTTTCCGGTGGGTGCCATCGCCGACCGCGAGGGTTTTGCCGGAGTCGACGGGATCTTCCGCTTCCGGTCCGACAATGTCGCCCAGCGCGCCTTCGAGGTGCGCAGCGTGACCGCGACCGGATCAACCCTCGTCTCTCCGGCGCCCACCTCCTTCCCTTGAGGGACTAGCCAAGCGCAAAAACGTGAGTCATTCTTCCCCGGCAACAACTTACGGGGGGCCGAAAGATGTTCACGGGAGCGTTGATGGTGATGGCCGCCGCCGCGGCTCAGGCGGATGGATCGGTGCAGCGCAAGGCGTTCATCGCCTGCCTGCGGACAGCGGTGACCAAGGCACAGGACGAGAAGAAGACCGCCGCCGACTTCGAAGGCATGGCCCGCGCCGAGTGCGGTGCCCAGCTCAGCGCCTTCCGGGGGGCGCTGGTCAGCTTCGATATTCGCAACGGTCGTCCGCGCAAGCCCGCGGAGACTGACGCCGACAGCCAGATCGGCGACTATATCAGCAGCTATTCGGAACGCGTCACGCCGCCGAGCTGAGGATCCGCGACCAGCCCGAGGATGGTGTCGAGCAGCAGTCGGCCAGCCGGCGTCGTGCGGAGCCGTGCGCCGGCCCACTCCAGGTGACCGCTCGCGACCAGCCGTTCGACTGCCGCACGATCGAGCAGTTGTGACAGGCCGAAGCGGTCGGCGATCGCTTCCGGATCGATGCCTTCGGCGAGCCGCAGGCCCATGACCAGTGCCTCGTCGGCGGCCTCGATCGGCGACAGGGGCGCTTCCTCGACCATGCCGTGGCCATTGCGCGCCATGCCCGAAAGAAAGTTCTCGGGCTTGCGATGGCGAACGGTTCGCTCGCCGAGGCGTCGGCCGTGCGCGCCTGGACCCACGCCGACATAGTCGCCGTAGCGCCAGTAGGTGAGGTTGTGGCGGCTCTCCTCACCCGGCCGCGCGTGATTGCTGATCTCGTAGGCAGGCAGACCCTGGGCTTGAGTCAGCGCGGCGGTCAGCTCGAACAGGTCCGCGGCAGCGTCGCTGTCGAGCGGAGCGAGCTTGCCCGCGGCATGAAGCGCGGCGAAGCGCGTGCCCGGTTCGATCGTCAGCTGATAAAGCGAGAGATGGCCGGTCCCGAGCGAAAGCGCCCGGCCGAGCATCGAGCGCCATTCCTCGGCGCTTTGCCCCGGCAAGGCATAGATGAGGTCGAAGCTGACGCGGGCGAAGTGCCGCTGCGCGACGTCGAGTGCTGCCAATCCTTCGCGGGCAGAATGGGCACGGCCGAGGAAGCGCAGTGCATTGTCGTCGAGCGACTGGAGGCCGAGGCTCACCCGGTTGACTCCCGCAGCAGCGAGGTCGGCAAATCGCTCGGCCTCGACGGAGGACGGGTTGGCTTCGAGCGTGACTTCGAGCTCGTCGTCCACCTCCCAGTGCTTCTTCGCCGAAGCGATCAGTGCTTCGGCGGTGACCGGGTGCATCAGCGAGGGCGTGCCGCCGCCAAAGAAGATGCTGGTCAGCCGCCGTCCGGGCAGCAGAGCCGCCTCATGAGCAAGGTCGGCGAGCAGCGCATCGCGCCACGCATTCTGGTCGATGCTGTCGCGAACGTGGCTGTTGAAGTCGCAATAGGGGCATTTGCTGACGCAGAACGGCCAGTGGATGTAGAGCGCTAGGTCCGAAGCCATGCCACCAGTTGCTCGAACGCCTGGGCGCGATGGCTCATCGCATGCTTGGCCTCGGGCGCCATCTCGCCGAAGGTCAGTTCGTGGCCGTGAGGAACGAAGACCGGATCGTAGCCGAACCCGTTGTCGCCGCGCGGCGGCCAGACGAGGTGACCGAAGACCTTGCCCTCGAAGCTCTCGATCCGCCCGTCGGGCCAGGCGAGCGAGAGGGCGCAGGTGAAGTGCGCGTCGCGTCCCGCTTCCTCGCCGGCCGCCCGAAGCGCCGCTTCGACCTTTTCCATCGCGTGACCGAAGTCGCGTCGTCCGCTCTCGTCCTCGGCCCAGCGCGCCGAGTGGATCCCCGGCTGGCCGTTCAGCGCGTCGACGCTCAGCCCGCTGTCGTCGGACAAAGCGGGAAGGCCGCTGAGATCGGCCGCGGCCCGCGCCTTGAGCTCGGCATTGGCGACGAAGCTCGTCCCGGTCTCCTCGGGCTCGGGGAGGTCCAGTTCGGCCGCGCCGACACACTCGATCCCGAACGGCGCCACCAGCGCGCGGATCTCGCGCAGCTTGCCCTCATTGTGGGTCGCGATGACCAGCTTCGGGCCGACGGGGGTCACCGGCCGCAGGCCCTGCGCTGCGCCTCGAAGATCTCGCCGCAGCCGATGCGAGCCAGGCGGAGAAGGCGAAGGAGCCCCTCCTCGTCGAAGGTCGCGCCTTCAGCCGTCAGCTGCGCCTCGACGATCGCGCCGTCGGCGGTGAGCACGAAATTGCCGTCGCTGCCGGCGTTCGAATCCTCGATATAGTCGAGGTCGAGCACCGCCGTGTCATTGTGGAAGCCGCAGCTCACCGCTGCGACCTGGGTGCGGATCGGGTCGGCGCTGAGCTTGCCCATGATCCCGTCGACTGCAAGGCGAAGCGCGACCCAGGCACCCGAGATGGCCGCCGTCCGGGTCCCGCCGTCCGCCTGGATGACGTCGCAGTCGAGCACGATCTGGCGCTCGCCGAGCAGCGACAGGTCGGTGACCGCGCGCAAGCTGCGACCGATCAGCCGCTGGATCTCCTGCGTGCGGCCCGACTGCTTGCCCTTGGCAGCCTCGCGCGCGCCGCGGGTGTGGGTGGCCCTCGGCAGCATCCCATATTCGGCGGTGACCCAGCCCTGGCCCTTGCCGCGAAGGAACGGCGGCACCTTCTCCTCGAGGCTGGCGGTGACCAGCACCCGGGTCTCGCCGAAGCTTACGAGACAGCTCCCCTCGGCATGCTTGGTGAAGCCGGGCTCGAAGCTCAGGGTCCGCATCTGGTCGGGGGCGCGGCCGGATGGGCGCATGGGGTCATTCTCCTGATGATGGTTCGCGAGCGCCCTTACCGGATTGAGGGGCCGTGTCACACCTCCTACATGCTGCCCATGACGCCGCCGCTGCCCGAACTGACGACCCGCATGCGCGACATCTTCGGGCTGGTGGTCGAGGCCTATCTCGATCGCGGACTACCGATCGGGTCGAAGGCGCTTACCGGCTCGGTGAACCTTTCGCCCGCCTCGATCCGCTCGGTCCTGGCCGAGCTCGAGGATCGCGGGCTGCTCACCCATCCGCACACGTCCGCCGGTCGCATCCCGACGGAAAGCGGGCTTCGACTGTTCGTCGACGGGATCATGCAGGCGCATCTGCCGAGCGCGGAGGAACGCGCCGCGATCGAGCATCAGATGCGCGATCGGCCGATCGAGGAAGCGCTCGCTAACGCCACCGCAGCGCTGTCGGGCCTGTCGGCTTGCGCAGGCGTGGTGGTCGCCCCAAAGTTCGAGCGGCGCCTTCGCCAGCTTGCCTTCGTGCCGCTCGGCCCGGGACAGGCGCTCGCGGTGCTGGTCGCCGAGGATGGCAGTGTCGAGAACCGGGTGGTCGATCTTCCTCCCGGAATGTCGGCGCCCGCGCTGGCCGAGGTCGGCCAATTCGTTTCCGCTCGCCTGACCGGCATGACCCTCGGCGAAGCCGAGGGTCGGCTCCGGCTGGAGATCAAGGAGCGGCGCGAGGCGCTCGATGCCGCTGCTGCAGAACTGGTTGCGACCGGCCTTGCCGAGTGGCGTGACGATGGTCCGGCGAGGCCCGTTTTGATCGTGCGCGGGCAGGCAAATCTCCTCGACGAGGTCGCCGCACTCGACCTCGAGCGGGTGCGCAAGCTGCTTGACGAACTGGAAGACCGGCAGGAAATTGTCCGCCTGCTCGAAAGCGCCCGGGAGGGGGAGGGCTGCCGTATCTTCATCGGATCGGAAAACCGGATGTTCGCCTTGTCGGGTTCAAGCGTCATCGCCGCACCCTATCGGGGAGCGGAGGGCCGGGTGGTCGGAGTGGTGGGAGTCATCGGGCCGACTCGGTTGAACTATGCGCGGATCGTTCCCATGGTGGACTATACAGCGCAGGCACTCACCAGATTGATGGGATAGGAATGAACAAGCTTCACGAAGAGGCCGAGGAAATCCGTGCGGAGACCGCGGAGGATGCTCCCGAATTGCAGGAGCATGACCAGCTCGCCCAGCTTCAGAAGGAGCTGGAGGAGGCTCAGGCCAAGGCACTTTATGCCGCGGCGGAGATCCAGAACGTGCGCCGCCGCTCTGACCAGGAGCGACTGCAGGCGGTCGCCTACGCCAACACCGGCTTTGCCCGCGACATCCTGAGCGTGAAGGACAATCTCGATCGCGCCTTGTCGCATGTGCCCGAGGGTGCGCGCGAGGACGAGCGGTTCAAGGCCTTCATCGAGGGCATCGAGGCGACCTCGCGCGAGCTCGACTCGGTGTTCGCGCGCAACGGCGTGACCCGGATCGAGGCCAAGGGGCAGGCGCTGGATCCCAACAAGCATCAGGCGATGATCGAGATTCCGTCCGATGCGGAAGCCGGCACGATCATCGAGGAGATGCAGGCCGGCTACATGCTCAAGGATCGCCTGCTCCGGCCGGCCCTTGTCGGTGTCGCCAAGGCGGGCTGATCCCCTCCAGGCAGACCTTCAGAGGGGCGGCGCACTCACCCGAGCACGCCGCCCTTCTCGTTAGCGGCCGAACTTCTGCCGCAGGGTAATGCCGACTTCCCGCGGTCGCCCGATGTTGTAGCCGAGGCGAGCCCGCCCGCCACGTTCACGATCGAAGGACAGCAGCGCATTCTCATCGAACAGGTTGTTGGCGTAGACCTGCACGCCAAGCCCGCTGTCGAAGTCGATGCCGGCCGAGAGGTTCACCAGATCGTAGGCCGGCAGCAGCAGGTTGACCCGCGTCGTGCCGGTGCCCGAAGCCCCATTGAAGGGCAGCCCCGAAACGAAGACCCGCGGATTATTCTCTTGGTCGGCCGGCTGGGTGTAGCGATTGCCGACCCTCTGCCAGCTGGCGCTGACGAACCACTCGCCGCTGTCGCGCAGTCGCCCGCCGTAGGTGGCGGCCGCCGCGAACTGATATTTGGGGACGCTCGGAAGGCGATTGCCGTTGCGAATGCCGGTGGCCGCCGCGAGGTCCGACCGCAAGGTCGTGTCGAACTCGGCCTGGACCATTGATCCCGAGAAGCTCAGGTCGAGACCTTGGGCCGGGCGGACGTTCAACTCGGCCTCGAGACCGCGCGTGTGGGCCTTCTCGACGTTGAACACCACCCGGCTCGAGCAGCTTCCGGCATCCAGCGTCACCTGGAGGTTCTTGATGTCGGTGTAGAAGGCGGCGGCGTTGAACGTCACCGGACCCTTGCTGTACTTGACCCCGCCCTCGTAGTTCCAGAGCGTCTCGTCGTCATAGTTCTGGAAGCCGCCGAACAGCGCCTCGTCGGCGTCCGAGCAGAGCGGAAGGTTGAGCGGGTCATTGACCCCGCCGAGTCGGAAGCCTTTCGCCGCCTGAAGGTTCACGGTCAGATTGCGGTCGGGCTCCCAGGACACGATTGCTCGCGGGCTGAAGCCGTTGGAACTGGTCTTGTCGCCCAGGCGGCGGTCACCGTTGGCGAACAACCCACCCGAGATGAAGTCCCGGCTTTCCGAAAAGTCGTAGAAGCGGCCGCCGCCGGTCACCTTGAGCTGACCGAAGTCGTATGTCGCCTCGCCGAACACAGCCTTCTGCTTGATGTCGTAGGGCAGGTCGGCATTGTAGGGCGAATTGGCGGGGAAGCCGTTGCTGACCGCCGCCGAGGTCCCTGCGCCGAGGACGGCGTCGGTGGCGGCATCGTAGCCCGAGGTCGGGAGGCGCTGCGAGTAGCGACGATCAACCGTCGAATAGAAGCCGCCGACGACCCACTGGAACGGTCCACTGTCGGCTGAGGACAGGCGGACTTCCTGGCTCCACTGCTCAAGACCGGTGGTGTCGACCAGGTTCGATGGCAGGTTCACGGCCGCGGCCGGATAGCCAAGGTCGACCGAGACCGACCCGGTAAGGGCCGAGGCGTCACGGCTCACCAGAATGTCACGGTCGATGTAGCTGGTGATGGACGTGAGCTCGACCGGTCCGAAGTCCGCGCTTGCCGTGAGATCGAAGAGGCGGGTCTTGTCCCGGAATTTCTCTCGCAAGAGCAGATACTGCTCGCGCTCGTCGAAGGTGCGCGAAGGGGTGGTGAACGGATTTGAGTAAAGGTTGAAGATCTCCTGCCGGTTGAAGCCGTCGGCCTCAATCTCCTGCAGCACCACGCGCGGAGTGATGCGGATGGTTTCGACCGGCTGCCAGAGCAGCGACAATCGGACGCCCTTGCGCTGCCCGTCATTGACGTCCTTGCCCGCAGCAGGTCCCACCGCATCGACGAAGCCGGCGAACTTGGTCGCATAGCCGACCACGCGCAGTGCGGCAGTGGCGCCCAGGGGAACGTTGACCGCAGCCTTGAGGTGACCACCCTGATCGCCATCGGCGAGCGTGTTCAGATTGGCCTCGACCAGGCCTTCGGTACGACCGAGCCGGGGCTGGTTGGTGATGTAGCGGATGGTGCCGCCGACGGAGCCAGAACCGAACAGCGTGCCCTGCGGACCGCGCAGCGTCTCGACCCGGTTGAGATCGAACAGATCGAAGTCAGGCGTGAATAGCGACAGCGAGACGACGCTCTCGTCGAGGTAGACGCCGACCTGCTCCTTCACGCCCGGCTGGTCGCGGACGATCTGCCCGGCGGAGACGCCGCGGACGCTGACCTGGCTCTGCCCCGGCCCGAGGTTCTGCACCTGGAGGCCGGCGACGTTGCGGCTGATGTCCTCGATCGTACCCGCGTTGGCGCGCTGGATGTCTTCCTGCGTCTGGGCATTGATCGAGAAGGGGACGTCCTGCACCGTCGACGCGCGCTTGGTGGCGGTGACGATGATGTCTCCGAGTCCGCGCTCATCCTGATCAGGCGACGGGTCGGGGACGGTGGCGGTTGCAGCTTGGGCCTGGCTTTCCTGCGCGGTCTGAGCCGAGGCAGGAGCGACTAGCGCAATGCCAGCGGTGGACGCGAGCAGGGCGCGGGCGGCGAGAGAGTTCAGGCGCATGGTTCCCCCCAATGCAGTTGTGCAACCAAGCGTAACTTTTCAGCGCCGGAGCGGCGAGGGGAAGAGAGCCGCCACATGCTTTTCGTTACGGAGCTGTTGCAATCTGGCGACAGGAAGCCGGTCAGAAAGGAAGGATCGCCTCGATCTCGGGCAGGTCGGCGGCGCGGAGCGGCTTGATGCCACGCCGCTGGAGAAAGCCGTGACGGACGAGCTCCGCCTGCTGCTCCAGTCCGTAGCGGAGGAACGGACGGCCTGGCCGGTAGGAGTAGGCATAGCGGCAAAAGGGGTGTCGCATCAGCGGAAGATAGTATCTGCCGGCCCGCTGCGCCTGCCAGACATGGGTCATCTCGTGGATGAAGAGGCCCTGCAGATTCCACTCGGCGGTGGCGAAGTCCTCGCGCCAGTGCGCATCTTGGGGATGAAAGTGGATGTGGCCACATGGGGCCATGACGATGCCCTTGGGCTGGAACGGCCACCACTTGCGCCGGACAAGCCGCACCGACCCGTAATCGACGGCCTCACCGAACACCGAGCGGGCCATCTCGACCTCCCCGGTGGTCAGCGGGCGTTCAGGGCTGCTCGTCGTCATGGGTCGTGAAACTCTTGGCAAGCCATTGGAGCCTCGCTAACGCATCGGCAAAGACAACCTGAAGGGAAGAATGATGAGCGAGACTGCCGAGCGCGTGAAGAAGATCGTTGTCGAGCACCTGGGCGTCGAGGCCGAGAAGGTGACCGAGGAAGCGAGCTTCATCGACGACCTGGGCGCCGACAGCCTCGACATCGTCGAGCTCGTCATGGCCTTCGAGGAAGAATTCGGTGTCGAGATCCCCGACGACGCGGCGGAGAAGATCACCACCGTCAAGGATGCGATCGACTACATCGACCAGAATCAGGGCTAAGTCCCCGTTGGGGGCTTCGCCGAGGCGATAGGAACAGGCTCGGCGTCG
It contains:
- a CDS encoding penicillin-binding protein activator, producing the protein MAISFSAALGRRHLLVATLAASLLAGCATRPGGRPVAPGAPKVNRVAVLVPMSGGDAVVGQALGNAARLALFDSKSTAFELSLFDTAEAGAAVAASRAIAGGNDLILGPLLSEDVRQVTPIAQRARVPVIAFSNDASAAAPGTHILGFTPNQAIERVVAQAASSGARRFAALVPTSTYGQRSAQAFAVAVQRAGGQVVGIETYARSEDARGAARRLGSRPYDAVLVADSPRSAALAAPAIRSGARILGTELWASGNPGSTARLRGSWYAAPTQGRWSQFVQRYRARYSSAAPPRIASLGYDSVLLAVRASRNWPVGRRFPVGAIADREGFAGVDGIFRFRSDNVAQRAFEVRSVTATGSTLVSPAPTSFP
- a CDS encoding DUF484 family protein, translated to MGQLLSFEDHALARLRARAEAAEEAREDLLAFARGQSGAVAAIHQAVLAGMEASSFEHLLHIVVQEWPLILGLDAVALGLIVGKRGFRVDSSGVQHTEAALLRQWLAAAEPVELRTVIRGHALFGPACDLIRAEALVRLPDALPETLLLLGQREEQPLDARHGSELLLFLGAALGAMLRRWTLID
- the rsmI gene encoding 16S rRNA (cytidine(1402)-2'-O)-methyltransferase; its protein translation is MSEPLRPGLYIVATPIGNLGDLSPRAADTLARASLILAEDKRVSARLVAGVEPRPPMRTYNDHSDEADRAAIVARLGEEAIALVSDAGTPLISDPGYKLVRDARAAGHEVVTIPGPCAAVAALTLAGLPTDRFLFLGFLPPKEKARADAIAEVAAVRATLVLYESGPRLAASLKALADGLGDRDAAVARELTKMHEECRTGSLGQLAARYGEAPPRGEIVIVIAPPAPPEAASADQLDEALRQAMLTESPSRAAATVAQQLGIKRKLVYERALQLAK
- a CDS encoding tyrosine-type recombinase/integrase — encoded protein: MDADRLTETRALAVRFDQVLRLDRRRSPHTARAYVATAHRLIDFLSGYHGEPPSPSSLLALPPADLRAFLAARRGEGLGPAAAAREMSAARAFLRFAAEQQGEIPALPKVRAPKRPRTLPRPAAPADAVALAEETGAMARSEWIAARDTALLLLLYGSGLRISEALALPASVHPLGGTVRVLGKRGKTRVVPVLPLVAAAVTDYVRLCPWPLERDLPLFRGAKGGPLSADVVRRAVALARRQLGLDDRLTPHALRHSFATHLLAGGADLRTLQELLGHASLSSTQIYTAVDAAHLLDVYRTAHPRA
- a CDS encoding DedA family protein codes for the protein MGDWVIRMIEQSGYLAVGFLMFLETVFPPIPSEVIMPVAGVAAAKGSMSLGGVIASGTAGAMLGNIVWYLAARALGIIRLKPLIDRYGRWVTMNWEEVERAERWFKANGTFFVFLGRMLPTVRSLVSVPAGLLKMRFKTFCIASTIGTAGWTAALAFAGYELRGQFTEVDEWLGPVSNAILVVLLVGYVWRVIRFQPDE
- the gshB gene encoding glutathione synthase; protein product: MTLRVAVQMDPLESINIAGDSTFALMLAAQARGASLFHYSADALTYEDGRVRVLATPIRVQRVDGGHFTAEPPVVIDLVEDIDVVLMRQDPPFDIAYITAAHLLERLEGRTLVVNDPANVRSAPEKLFVLDFARFMPSTLITRSLDELTAFHARHGEIVLKPLHGNAGAAVFRIGRDGSNLKALAELFSDVWKEPFIAQAFLPAVSEGDKRIILVDGEPIGAINRVPGDGEIRSNLAAGGTAHRTELSAREREICAALGPELKARGLLFVGIDVIGGMLTEINVTSPTGLVALDRFDGIDSASLIWDAIEAKLAREANTRG